Sequence from the Stenotrophomonas sp. 364 genome:
CATCCTCGATCTCCAGCAGCGGATTGGTCTCCAGGGCGCGGCGGATCTCCATCTCCAGCTGCATGCCGTCCAGCTGCAGCAGCCGGATCGACTGCAGCAGTTGCGGCGTGAGGTGGAGCTGCTGACCCAGCTGGGTCGACATCGTCGGCTTCATGTGTGTTCCCCATCGCGCCGACTCCCCGACGCGTTATGGAACACATCTTGCTTGTGTTATCCCGACACCGTAATCAGGGGGTTCCCTAGTGCTGTCGTCAGGTTCCTGACAGTGAGTAAGGAAAATCCCTACACCGGCGCGGAATATTGACGCCCCTTGCGACTGGAACCCTTGTATCTGGTCGCCGGGGTGGCCCGGTGCCGTTCAAATTCCCGTCGCCGCCCCGCCTGAAGGCTTCAGACTGCCGGAGAACCGGCGCACTTCATTCCAGTTCGTGCTGGTGGCGCGCGGCAAGCAGCAGCAGATCATTGGCGCGGCGGCAGCCCAGCGACTCCATCATGCGCGCGCGGTGAGTTTCCACCGTCTTGACGCTGATGCCGAGGTCAGCGGCGATTTCCTTGTTGCTTTCGCCGCGGCCGATCTGGCGCAGGATCTCGCGCTGGCGGGGCGACAGCGCCGCCACCCCGACCGGTTTTTCCTTGCCCAGCATCGGCGCCAGCATCTTGGCCGAGATCTGCGGACTCAGGAACACCTGGCCGGCATGGGCGGCCAGCAGCGCCAGTTCCAGCTCCTGCGGGGCCGCGTCCTTGACCACGAAGCCGACCGCG
This genomic interval carries:
- a CDS encoding response regulator transcription factor — translated: MRVLIVDDHTLVRAGLSRLLQGFANVEVVADASNAEQALQMAIQHSPDVILMDLSLPGRTGLEALSDILLRAPGTRVVMMTMHDDAVHVRDALDRGAVGFVVKDAAPQELELALLAAHAGQVFLSPQISAKMLAPMLGKEKPVGVAALSPRQREILRQIGRGESNKEIAADLGISVKTVETHRARMMESLGCRRANDLLLLAARHQHELE